The following are encoded in a window of Nitrospira sp. genomic DNA:
- a CDS encoding carbon-nitrogen hydrolase family protein produces the protein MRIATCQLPEVLGDQKRAMSLMYKYAVEGERQGADLVCFPECFLQGYDMCPEHIASVAVELGSPMFNDLLRSFISIQPVLVFGLIEKADGFAYNSALAIQGGKVIAHYRKRYLLKKEASVFKRGSSSPVFHICGTKVGINICHDLSVSESIESAAASRVTVLVCPCNNMLPREVAEEWKSRHNEIRSRHAKDHGVWIVTSDVAGERDQCMSYGPTAVIDPQGIVIAQVPLQQVGMVVAEIH, from the coding sequence ATGAGAATCGCCACATGCCAGCTGCCGGAAGTTCTTGGCGACCAAAAGCGAGCCATGTCTTTGATGTACAAGTACGCGGTGGAAGGGGAGCGCCAAGGCGCGGATCTGGTTTGTTTTCCCGAGTGCTTTCTTCAGGGATACGACATGTGTCCTGAACACATCGCCAGTGTTGCCGTAGAACTCGGCTCGCCGATGTTTAATGACCTGCTTAGATCCTTCATTTCGATTCAGCCTGTACTTGTCTTCGGTCTGATCGAAAAGGCTGACGGCTTTGCCTATAACTCTGCACTGGCTATACAAGGTGGGAAGGTGATCGCTCATTACAGAAAGAGATATCTGCTTAAAAAGGAAGCATCCGTATTCAAGCGCGGAAGTAGCTCCCCGGTATTCCATATCTGCGGGACAAAGGTGGGTATCAATATTTGTCACGACCTAAGTGTTTCCGAGTCGATCGAGTCTGCAGCGGCTTCTAGAGTGACCGTGCTCGTATGTCCATGCAACAACATGCTGCCTCGTGAGGTCGCTGAGGAATGGAAATCTCGCCATAATGAGATTAGATCGCGCCATGCGAAGGACCATGGTGTTTGGATCGTCACTTCTGACGTAGCCGGCGAGCGCGACCAGTGTATGTCTTATGGCCCAACGGCCGTCATTGACCCGCAGGGAATTGTTATCGCGCAGGTCCCGCTTCAGCAAGTAGGGATGGTGGTGGCGGAGATTCACTAG
- a CDS encoding HAD family phosphatase yields the protein MKQFQAVIFDLDGLLLDTENIALSAFLDTCTHFKLPLLEEVFIRCIGTNQSRGRELLEDGLRGQVDHLAFREMWDRFLERAMDKPIPLKEGAVELLNHISAIPIPLAVATSTHTNGAREKLHMAGILDRFAVVVGGDQVAYSKPAPEIYLRAAEILGVAPTACLALEDSENGVRAAISAGMTVVQIPDLVQPSVALRALGHIVLRTLGDVATFPFDLGQAQDNSTGMS from the coding sequence ATGAAGCAATTTCAAGCCGTTATCTTTGACCTGGACGGGCTTCTGCTCGACACAGAAAACATTGCTTTGTCCGCATTCCTCGACACATGTACGCACTTCAAGCTCCCCCTCCTAGAAGAAGTATTCATCCGCTGTATTGGAACGAACCAGTCTCGTGGTCGTGAGTTACTGGAGGACGGCTTACGTGGCCAGGTGGATCATTTAGCATTTCGCGAAATGTGGGACCGCTTCCTCGAACGCGCTATGGATAAGCCCATTCCCCTGAAAGAGGGAGCTGTGGAGCTCCTTAATCACATCTCAGCTATCCCAATACCCCTGGCAGTTGCCACATCGACACACACGAATGGAGCCCGCGAGAAATTGCACATGGCAGGGATCCTGGATAGGTTCGCTGTGGTAGTCGGTGGTGACCAAGTGGCTTACAGTAAGCCTGCCCCAGAGATTTATTTGCGAGCTGCAGAAATTCTTGGAGTGGCGCCTACCGCGTGCCTTGCACTAGAAGACTCAGAAAACGGCGTGCGGGCCGCGATCAGCGCAGGTATGACCGTGGTGCAGATCCCGGACCTCGTGCAGCCTTCAGTAGCGTTGCGTGCGTTAGGGCATATCGTGCTGAGAACGCTCGGTGATGTTGCAACATTTCCATTTGATCTGGGCCAAGCTCAAGATAATTCGACGGGCATGTCATAG
- a CDS encoding membrane dipeptidase has protein sequence MGLSVTTGQPRVLLAAARKLYRRAMIVDGNLAPCLDDVIPQPSATLTLHQDSGLTAIKITIGGAEGTFESTLEDIAFYLRVMEPHSDVFMQIRCVNDFAVAKRKRRLGLIFSFEGIEMMEGKIERIQLFRDFGVRVMQLSYNTTSPFGAGVLTSPLSGLTALGAQAVEEMHTSGIAIDLSHSNRQTTFDVIDRSKRPVLMTHAGCAAVHMHPRNKTDDELRAVAATGGVVGIYMLPYLTAAPRQPTLDDYLAHMCHALKVCGEDHVGIGSDTTLNGFDPSPENMARFNQGVAYRKAKGIGAPEEDRPILVEGLNTSRRCEVIADALLARGYPIRITEKVLGANFIRTFTDVWGS, from the coding sequence ATGGGGTTGTCAGTAACCACGGGACAGCCAAGAGTTCTGCTCGCAGCAGCTCGCAAGCTTTACAGACGAGCCATGATCGTTGATGGAAACTTGGCTCCTTGTCTGGATGATGTCATCCCTCAGCCATCGGCGACTCTCACTCTACACCAAGATTCCGGTCTCACGGCGATCAAAATCACCATTGGTGGGGCTGAGGGCACGTTTGAGTCCACTCTCGAAGATATCGCATTTTATCTCCGTGTGATGGAACCCCATAGCGACGTGTTCATGCAGATCCGATGCGTGAATGACTTTGCCGTAGCGAAGCGGAAGAGGCGGCTCGGACTGATTTTCTCGTTTGAAGGTATCGAAATGATGGAAGGCAAGATTGAACGCATTCAACTGTTTCGGGATTTCGGTGTGCGTGTCATGCAACTGTCTTACAATACGACCTCTCCATTCGGTGCTGGTGTGCTGACATCCCCTCTCTCGGGGCTAACCGCGCTAGGCGCGCAGGCTGTCGAGGAGATGCACACATCAGGTATCGCCATTGACCTCAGCCACTCGAATAGACAAACAACCTTCGATGTGATTGACCGTTCGAAGCGTCCAGTACTCATGACCCATGCCGGGTGCGCAGCTGTACATATGCACCCGCGTAACAAGACTGACGACGAACTGCGTGCGGTTGCTGCGACAGGCGGCGTGGTAGGGATCTACATGCTGCCTTATCTTACGGCTGCGCCAAGACAACCCACACTTGACGACTATCTCGCGCATATGTGTCACGCGCTGAAGGTCTGCGGTGAAGACCATGTGGGCATCGGCAGTGATACAACGTTGAATGGGTTCGACCCTTCCCCAGAGAACATGGCACGCTTCAATCAAGGGGTCGCATATCGGAAAGCGAAAGGGATTGGGGCACCCGAGGAAGACCGGCCGATATTGGTAGAGGGCTTGAACACTTCCAGGCGCTGCGAGGTGATTGCCGATGCGTTGTTGGCGAGAGGGTATCCCATCCGCATTACGGAGAAAGTGCTTGGTGCCAACTTTATTCGTACCTTCACGGATGTATGGGGGAGTTGA
- a CDS encoding GNAT family N-acetyltransferase: MIRQFLESDVEALAMLFTDSVHNLASSYYDAKQCAAWAPRPPELNSWRERLAGLRTLVAEADRKIAGFVSYEQNGHIDLLYMSPAFSRRGIALTLYFEAESNLVSNGISELFTEASLVARPFFERCGFHVVEEQYLQIRGVTLRRQAKRKSLPAPQAPARA, from the coding sequence ATGATTAGGCAGTTCCTGGAATCAGATGTCGAGGCGCTGGCAATGCTGTTCACGGACTCAGTGCACAATCTCGCCAGTAGCTACTACGATGCAAAGCAATGTGCGGCTTGGGCGCCGCGCCCACCGGAGTTAAATAGCTGGAGGGAGCGGTTGGCTGGTCTGAGAACGCTGGTTGCTGAAGCAGACAGGAAGATCGCAGGCTTTGTCTCGTACGAACAGAATGGGCACATAGACCTGCTATATATGTCACCTGCGTTTTCCCGGCGTGGAATCGCTTTGACGTTATACTTTGAGGCGGAATCCAATCTGGTTAGTAATGGAATTTCAGAACTCTTCACGGAGGCTAGCCTAGTGGCGCGTCCTTTCTTTGAACGCTGTGGCTTTCATGTTGTCGAGGAGCAGTATCTCCAGATTCGTGGTGTTACATTGCGGCGACAAGCAAAGCGAAAGTCACTTCCAGCCCCACAGGCTCCTGCACGTGCGTGA
- a CDS encoding TonB-dependent receptor: MAASTVLAQDSVTLEPPRATATFNIAAQPLGAALNSFAEVTGWQVSVPSELVSGMSVSGISGSHTPEEALQTLLAGTGLTYRVTGTRAVTLVPGAVAPAVAPPILAEEKKVFPESPGEPIGTVSQKPIKLPEVMVKETRERKDSAYTAQDTSTALRIPVPVHDTPRSIQTVTRQVIEDQRVIRLDEALLNVSGVSQFSSQGGQGGNFMIRGFASQFNVFKNGFRDDSFFSSRSQRDIINIESIEVVKSPPSYLYGRSDPGGMIHQITKAPLKDPYYAAEMILGNYDLYRPQIDIGGPLNESKTLTYRFNGMYENAGSYREGVRSERIFLAPTFGWELGPRTTFRFEAEYLYDNRPIDRGLVAIGGGVASIPINNFLGDPSRKLETNHGKATLTFLHDFNDMFRWRTAFRAAVARSRYNSMESWFLIGDENEGNLNLARFVIPTVTQSHYLQNELHGKFATGPLAHKTIVGVELGREVASESAFSDFGGDTTTPGAFSFINIFNTRNRFFLDTPLSKFSNSKTVNNILGFYFGDHVSLLDNLHLHGGGRFDYFKQDLTNRPTDDTPDTTHTSQTELAFSPSIGLTYQPWKPIALFANYTESFAPQEPGLRSATGGTFAPERGKAVEGGVKFQSPDNRLRATLAAFHIKKRNVLTGDPLSGFVFSVPTGEQRSQGIEFDVAGRILPGWDIIANYAYTDARVTEDNVFLVGSRVPNSALHQGRVWSTYFVQDGPLKGLGVGLGMFAQGKRTGVFQCTDPANCQAPFELPGYARMDAAVYYRKPEFFTRTNLLASINFTNVLDQRYFSGTQNFREIVYTGAPFTVIGSVKLEFN; the protein is encoded by the coding sequence ATGGCAGCCAGTACGGTTCTTGCCCAGGACAGCGTGACCTTAGAGCCACCGCGTGCCACGGCTACCTTTAACATCGCAGCCCAGCCACTTGGGGCAGCGTTAAACTCCTTTGCGGAGGTGACGGGCTGGCAGGTTAGTGTGCCGTCGGAGCTTGTCTCCGGCATGAGTGTCTCCGGTATCAGCGGGTCACATACGCCGGAAGAGGCTCTACAGACGTTGTTAGCCGGCACAGGGCTGACCTATCGTGTGACCGGGACCAGAGCGGTCACGCTCGTGCCGGGCGCTGTTGCGCCGGCTGTCGCACCACCGATATTGGCGGAAGAGAAGAAGGTATTTCCAGAGTCCCCAGGGGAGCCGATTGGGACGGTTTCACAAAAACCAATCAAGCTCCCTGAAGTCATGGTGAAAGAGACACGAGAGCGAAAGGACTCTGCGTATACTGCTCAAGACACTTCCACTGCACTGAGAATCCCCGTTCCAGTTCACGACACTCCTCGATCCATCCAGACCGTCACGAGGCAAGTGATCGAAGATCAGAGAGTCATCCGTCTTGATGAGGCGTTGCTCAACGTGAGCGGTGTGTCGCAATTCAGCTCCCAGGGCGGGCAGGGCGGCAACTTCATGATTCGTGGATTCGCATCGCAGTTCAATGTCTTCAAGAACGGATTTCGTGATGACAGCTTCTTCAGCTCGCGATCACAGAGAGACATCATTAATATCGAATCGATAGAAGTAGTGAAGAGTCCGCCGTCCTATTTGTACGGCCGATCAGACCCGGGCGGAATGATTCATCAAATCACCAAGGCACCGTTGAAGGATCCCTACTATGCAGCCGAAATGATTCTCGGCAATTACGATCTGTACCGTCCACAAATAGACATCGGTGGGCCGTTAAATGAGAGCAAGACCTTAACGTATCGATTCAATGGGATGTATGAAAACGCCGGCAGTTATCGAGAAGGCGTACGCTCGGAACGGATCTTTCTCGCGCCGACTTTTGGTTGGGAACTAGGACCGCGGACGACATTTCGCTTTGAGGCCGAGTATCTCTATGACAATAGACCGATCGATCGTGGGCTGGTGGCAATCGGCGGCGGCGTGGCATCGATTCCCATTAATAATTTCCTGGGCGATCCTAGCCGGAAACTCGAGACGAATCATGGAAAGGCCACGCTGACCTTCCTGCACGACTTCAATGATATGTTCAGATGGCGCACGGCGTTTAGAGCGGCCGTGGCTCGTAGCCGATACAACAGTATGGAATCCTGGTTTCTGATCGGAGACGAAAACGAAGGTAATCTGAACCTGGCGCGCTTCGTAATTCCCACAGTGACCCAAAGCCACTACTTGCAAAATGAATTGCACGGGAAATTCGCGACCGGCCCACTGGCACATAAGACGATTGTCGGGGTCGAATTGGGGCGAGAAGTCGCATCCGAGTCGGCGTTCAGTGATTTCGGCGGTGACACGACAACGCCAGGAGCCTTTAGTTTCATCAATATCTTCAACACTAGGAACCGGTTTTTCCTCGATACGCCTCTCTCGAAATTCAGCAATAGCAAGACGGTCAATAACATCTTGGGATTCTACTTTGGGGATCACGTGAGCCTTCTGGACAATCTCCACTTGCACGGAGGCGGTCGGTTCGATTACTTCAAACAGGATCTCACGAATCGCCCGACCGATGACACGCCGGATACGACCCATACAAGTCAAACTGAACTGGCCTTTAGTCCGTCGATTGGGTTGACCTATCAACCATGGAAGCCAATCGCGCTCTTTGCCAACTATACAGAGTCGTTTGCCCCTCAAGAGCCAGGGCTCAGAAGCGCCACTGGAGGGACATTCGCGCCGGAGCGCGGAAAGGCCGTTGAGGGAGGTGTGAAGTTTCAGAGCCCGGACAATCGGTTGCGGGCGACCCTTGCAGCCTTCCATATCAAGAAGCGAAATGTCTTAACCGGCGATCCACTCAGCGGATTCGTGTTCTCTGTCCCGACCGGTGAGCAACGCAGCCAGGGAATCGAGTTCGACGTGGCGGGAAGAATACTGCCCGGCTGGGACATCATCGCGAACTATGCCTATACCGACGCGCGAGTCACCGAGGACAACGTATTCCTTGTTGGAAGCCGGGTTCCCAACTCAGCGCTCCACCAAGGGAGAGTCTGGAGTACCTATTTCGTGCAGGATGGCCCATTGAAAGGGCTTGGCGTTGGTCTCGGGATGTTTGCACAAGGCAAGCGAACCGGCGTGTTTCAATGTACGGATCCAGCCAACTGTCAGGCTCCGTTTGAGCTGCCTGGGTATGCACGTATGGATGCCGCTGTGTACTACAGAAAGCCGGAGTTTTTCACACGCACGAATCTTCTCGCCTCCATAAATTTTACCAATGTGTTAGACCAACGCTATTTTAGCGGTACACAAAACTTCAGGGAGATCGTCTATACCGGCGCGCCGTTCACCGTGATCGGTTCTGTAAAGCTGGAGTTCAATTAA
- a CDS encoding FecR family protein, translating to MQRTDDSDDMVLSEEEARLRKEAVAWVIRLQNSGLSQEDRQAFETWQAQSPKHALIYRTVSRVWDSPELTAAAAVMAGASPSRLASKPAFSLRWPVLTAACLVFVVLLAEHFDVSIRWQADYHTGPGERRTVELPDRSIATLNTQTAIALSYDGTARRIRLVKGEMFLNVRHDAERPFVVESADTAVRAVGTAFVVRTDPGGDRITVLEGTVEVKSKAKTGSPVAVTAGSQIQVEPHHLGRPQAVDLTTASSWLRGRLVVQNVPFVQVLEELQRYHGGRILLLNRQVGDIKVTGTYNVDDPVGALALLLQTVPLSTISLADRLVILF from the coding sequence ATGCAGCGTACGGATGATTCAGACGACATGGTGCTCTCTGAAGAGGAAGCCCGGCTCAGGAAAGAGGCTGTAGCCTGGGTGATTCGTTTGCAGAACAGTGGCCTCTCACAAGAGGACCGTCAAGCCTTTGAGACCTGGCAGGCGCAGAGTCCTAAGCATGCCCTCATCTATCGCACGGTTTCTAGAGTATGGGACAGTCCGGAGCTGACTGCCGCTGCCGCTGTCATGGCGGGGGCAAGTCCGTCCAGGCTCGCATCCAAGCCGGCGTTTTCTCTGCGATGGCCCGTCCTGACAGCTGCGTGCCTTGTCTTCGTGGTGCTCCTCGCGGAACATTTTGATGTTTCCATCCGCTGGCAGGCCGACTATCACACGGGGCCCGGAGAGCGGCGCACCGTTGAGTTGCCCGATCGGTCGATTGCCACGCTTAATACCCAGACAGCCATTGCGCTCTCGTATGACGGAACGGCTCGCCGAATCCGTTTGGTCAAGGGGGAAATGTTCCTCAACGTCCGGCATGATGCGGAGCGGCCGTTTGTCGTTGAGAGTGCGGACACCGCGGTTCGAGCGGTGGGAACAGCATTTGTCGTACGAACCGACCCAGGTGGGGATCGCATTACAGTCCTCGAAGGTACTGTCGAAGTTAAATCCAAAGCGAAGACAGGCTCTCCAGTAGCTGTGACTGCCGGATCGCAGATTCAGGTGGAGCCACATCATCTCGGCCGACCGCAGGCCGTCGATCTCACGACTGCGTCCTCATGGTTGCGGGGTCGGCTGGTGGTCCAGAACGTTCCATTTGTCCAGGTGCTCGAGGAACTGCAGCGGTATCATGGCGGCAGAATCCTACTTCTGAATCGACAGGTCGGTGATATCAAGGTGACCGGCACCTATAATGTCGATGATCCCGTTGGTGCGCTTGCGTTGCTCCTCCAGACAGTTCCTCTCTCAACGATCAGCCTGGCTGATCGTCTCGTCATTTTGTTTTGA
- a CDS encoding RNA polymerase sigma factor: MTTHSTHLAEAQLMASRDISNVGSALRLTYGQIASLFQQYREELTRRLVGMVKSHETAADLVQDTYVRLLRLGDAQVVEQPRALLHRIAANLAIDHLRREKNSVQAFDDMDAATAVPSQAPSPERELLAKQRLRLCLQAIEQLPPRSREAFVLCRVYGYSYQEIAVRMGISESGVEKLLMRALDQTCEALEAIDRHQ, encoded by the coding sequence ATGACGACACACAGCACACATCTCGCTGAAGCACAACTCATGGCTTCCCGAGACATTTCCAATGTTGGGTCCGCACTGCGTCTCACGTATGGGCAGATCGCTTCGCTGTTTCAACAGTACCGTGAGGAACTGACGCGTCGGCTTGTCGGGATGGTGAAGTCGCACGAAACGGCTGCCGACCTTGTACAGGATACCTATGTGCGGTTGCTTCGTCTCGGCGACGCGCAGGTGGTTGAGCAGCCGCGTGCGTTGCTCCATCGGATTGCCGCGAATTTGGCGATTGACCATCTGCGGAGAGAAAAAAATAGCGTCCAAGCCTTTGATGACATGGATGCCGCAACGGCGGTCCCCAGTCAGGCGCCGTCACCGGAACGGGAGTTGCTCGCTAAGCAGCGGCTTCGTTTGTGCCTTCAGGCGATCGAACAGCTTCCTCCCCGAAGCCGTGAGGCCTTCGTGCTGTGCCGCGTGTATGGGTACTCCTATCAGGAAATTGCCGTACGGATGGGTATTTCGGAGAGCGGGGTGGAGAAGTTACTGATGCGAGCGCTGGATCAAACTTGTGAGGCCCTGGAGGCTATCGACCGCCATCAGTGA